The Betta splendens chromosome 4, fBetSpl5.4, whole genome shotgun sequence genome contains a region encoding:
- the cep135 gene encoding centrosomal protein of 135 kDa isoform X1, with protein sequence MSTAERKFVNLRKRLDQLGYRQPLGIESLPLVEKLFSDLVHTTESLRNAKLSAGKTEKENKNLDAFLEPYKTENGRLVRENNDLHLELLKLKEEKDRVTRELKNHIRKLDHETCDLKFLNNQYVHKVRCLEKDSKAKAERIQQLQEKNMQAVVQTPGGKKRSIPFRRQRMQIDELLPPPFTSRYPVLQPDDPYVADLIQLADGRIHELQEDIIKVKLELENAQECIKHSNTQVEERDKEIERLNRALHGGRPHDVISLEAQNVSNEKLISHLNLQIEYLQETNRTLEQTVQGLQQKKRDASSEVANLSLKNLELCEELTHIDDLAKKLEMDKERVLETADMELQENKNEIQRQQKVIEGLEDIITKIRREQTEGDFEKDRLRDQLVELKDQNEKMEGLVNFLEEEKIRLQDKIEKMMAADKQLVLELEALRTKHGVCGRERSPSRLDAFVKSLEEERDYYRQEAERYKRTRRGGVLDLSPSLSPSKSRSPKSKANHVRNYIKLYFLDYVYEKICKRFTILWLIQGGLAEEELLRLLKERDEMQAAFVEFEKHMDEVQTNAKALGEERDHYKALFRKAQGDVAHGTDQSADVIKLQEEIKQAEIKMQQLSIERDTLTERLKVTETSALIDREGAQQKVLDLEKAVRSLEKERLDLRSQVSLLKESKEAVEVELKVRSATEAQIAEEVAQQRVESNALRLLQEQMEQSLSDIQHRLSVKMNELCAAHEQIEKLEEKIGELSQRNSKHKEEMAVLQKSISALDREKDGLLDEVDQKTEKLVVLQAELSNKEKTLEDVRLTVTNMDKSLGQLQGALNSREREITSLRRQLDAAQDELTGLRKDKEITIRENRRLQDDLVTMTRENQAVHMEMEDVLHNKDELKLRVHAYISEVSRIEKMMAAKEQENRDLLERFRMAHSEMEERDQKLQKAEGLNNSIRLELLSSDTERRHLRDTVSQQEREIQQHLQALQAYDGQVSSLVRGTSRLEEELHKAQQEKANLVSDLASVRELCVKLDSGKELAARQLTSKSMDLERVTGELEDVRCEMELLKKQLASERLTVRNLETLLSTNRHKEFQTQLTASERESELKILRDRLALADSKTAEHSKEVSQLRSRVSQLQTEMDVLKRQLTSERFERERAVQEMRRQGLSFSSLHSSPPLSVSTSPHQLSPERSILRSLDRSDKTADKSVSFKDLSQTSK encoded by the exons ATGAGCACTGCCGAGAGAAAGTTCGTCAATCTCAGGAAACGCCTCGATCAGCTCGGCTACCGACAGCCACTGGGAATCGAGTCACTGCCACTGGTTGAGAAACTTTTCAG TGATCTAGTCCACACAACTGAAAGCTTGCGCAATGCCAAACTTTCAGCAGGCAAGAccgagaaagaaaacaagaaccTTGACGCATTTCTGGAGCCGTATAAAACGGAAAATGGTCGATTGGTCAGGGAAAACAATGATCTGCACCTAGAGTTACTCaaactgaaggaggagaaggatcgTGTGACTAGAG AGCTTAAGAACCATATCAGAAAACTTGACCATGAGACATGCGACCTAAAGTTTTTAAATAATCAGTATGTGCACAAGGTGCGCTGCTTGGAGAAGGACAGCAAAGCTAAAGCTGAACGCATTCAACAGTTGCAGGAGAAGAACATGCAAGCTGTGGTACAGACTCCAG GTGGAAAGAAGCGCAGCATACCCTTCAGACGTCAGCGAATGCAGATTGACGAGCTCCTGCCTCCACCTTTTACGTCGCGTTATCCTGTGTTGCAGCCTGATGATCCATATGTTGCTGACCTGATACAGCTGGCTGATGGAAG AATACATGAACTGCAAGAAGACATCATAAAAGTTAAATTAGAGCTGGAGAATGCTCAAGAATGTATAAAACATTCAAATACTCAG gtggaggagagggacaaAGAGATTGAGCGTCTGAATCGGGCACTTCATGGAGGACGACCCCATGATGTGATTTCCCTTGAGGCTCAAAACGTCAGCAATGAAAAACTGATTTCCCATCTTAATCTTCAG ATCGAGTATCTGCAGGAGACCAACCGAACTCTAGAGCAGACAGTCCAGGGACTTCAGCAGAAGAAGAGGGATGCCTCCAGTGAAGTAGCCAATCTCTCTTTAAAGAATCTGgagctgtgtgaggagctgaCGCACATAGATGACCTTGCAAAGAAGCTAGAGATGGACAAAGAGCGAGTGTTGGAAACTGCTGACATGGAACTCCAAGAAAATAAA aATGAAATTCAAAGGCAACAGAAAGTCATTGAAGGCTTGGAGGATATCATCACAAAAATCAGGAGG GAGCAGACTGAAGGTGACTTTGAGAAAGACCGTCTCAGAGATCAGCTGGTGGAGCTCAAAGACCAGAACGAGAAAATGGAAGGCCTAGTAAATTTCCTAGAAGAGGAGAAAATCAGGCTACAAGACAAAATTGAAAAAATGATGGCTGCCG acaAACAACTAGTGTTGGAGTTGGAGGCCCTGCGGACTAAACATGGTGTTTGTGGGAGGGAACGCTCCCCATCTCGTCTGGATGCTTTTGTAAAGAGTCtagaagaggagagagattaCTATCGCCAGGAAGCTGAACGTTACAAAAGAACCAGAAGAGGTGGTGTTTTGGACTTAAGCCCCAGTTTGAGTCCAAGCAAGAGCAGGAGCCCTAAGTCTAAAGCCAATCATGTAAGAAActatattaaattatatttccTAGATTATGTTTATGAAAAAATATGCAAAAGGTTTACAATATTATGGCTTATTCAGGGAGGTCTTGCAGAGGAAGAACTGCTGCGCTTACTAAAGGAAAGAGATGAGATGCAAGCTGCTTTTGTGGAGTTTGAAAAGCACATGGATGAAGTTCAAACCAATGCAAAGGCACTTGGTGAAGAAAGAGACCATTACAAAGCGCTGTTTAGAAAG GCACAAGGTGACGTGGCGCATGGCACAGACCAGTCAGCTGATGTCATAAAACTGCAGGAGGAGATAAAACAGGCAGAAATTAAAATGCAGCAATTATCCATTGAGAGAGACACGCTAACTGAGAGATTAAAG GTTACCGAGACCTCAGCTCTCATAGACCGAGAGGGAGCGCAGCAGAAGGTTCTTGATCTGGAGAAGGCAGTTAGGAGT ctggagaaggagagactTGACCTTCGGTCACAGGTTAGTCTGCTGAAGGAGAGCAAGGAGGCTGTGGAAGTAGAACTAAAGGTTCGATCTGCTACTGAAGCCCAAATAGCAGAGGAGGTGGCACAGCAGCGAGTAGAGTCGAACGCTCTGAG GTTGCTTcaggagcagatggagcagtCATTGTCTGACATACAACACAGACTGTCTGTGAAGATGAATGAGCTGTGTGCTGCCCATGAACAGATTGAGAAACTGGAGGAGAAAATAG GGGAGCTGAGTCAGCGTAACTCAAAGCACAAGGAGGAAATGGCTGTTCTTCAGAAGTCAATCTCTGCCCTGGACAGGGAGAAAGATGGTCTGCTGGATGAGGTGGACCAAAAGACGGAAAAGCTGGTTGTTCTCCAGGCAGAGCTCTCAAATAAA GAAAAGACCCTTGAAGATGTAAGACTGACAGTCACAAACATGGACAAGTCATTAGG TCAGCTCCAAGGGGCATTAAACAGCCGTGAGAGGGAGATAACCAGCCTGCGCAGACAGCTGGATGCTGCTCAGGACGAGCTGACTGGACTCAGGAAAGACAAAGAAATCACGATCAGAGAGAACAGGAGGCTGCAAGACGACTTGGTCACAATGACCAGAGAGAACCAG gCTGTACATATGGAGATGGAAGATGTTTTGCATAACAAGGATGAGCTGAAGTTGAGAGTCCACGCTTACATTTCTGAAGTGTCTAGGATCGAGAAAATGATGGCTGCAAAG GAGCAGGAGAACAGGGACCTGCTGGAGAGGTTCAGAATGGCTCACTCTGAGATGGAGGAACGGGATCAAAAGTTGCAGAAAGCCGAGGGCCTCAATAACTCCATCCGTCTGGAGCTTCTCTCATCAGACACAGAACGCAGACACCTCCGCGATACAGTCAGTCAACAGGAGAGAGAAATACAGCAG CACTTGCAGGCTCTGCAGGCTTATGATGGTCAAGTATCATCGCTGGTGCGTGGGACGTCTcgactggaggaggagctgcacaaaGCACAGCAGGAGAAGGCTAATCTTGTGTCTGATCTGGCTTCGGTTCGGGAGCTCTGTGTCAAGCTGGACTCTGGAAAGGAACTAGCTGCACGGCAGCTCACCTCCAAGAGTATGGACCTTGAGAGG GTCACAGGGGAACTGGAGGATGTTCGCTGTGAGATGGAGCTACTTAAAAAGCAGCTGGCCAGCGAGAGACTGACTGTTCGTAACCTTGAGACGCTTCTCTCCACCAATCGCCACAAGGAGTTCCAAACTCAGCTGACAGCCAGCGAAAGGGAGTCAGAGTTAAAGATTCTACGTGACCGACTCGCCCTGGCTGACAGCAAAAC TGCAGAGCATTCCAAAGAGGTGTCCCAACTTCGCAGTAGAGTgtctcagctgcagacagagatgGACGTCCTCAAAAGACAGTTGACCAGTGAGCGCTTTGAACG TGAAAGAGCAGTTCAGGAGATGCGCAGACAGGGTTTGTCCTTCTCATCCCTTCATAGTTCACCTCCCCTCAGTGTCTCCACTAGTCCCCATCAACTCTCCCCAGAACGCTCCATCCTCCGAAGTCTTGACCGCTCTGACAAGACAGCAGACAA AAGTGTGAGCTTTAAGGATTTATCGCAGACAAGCAAATGA
- the cep135 gene encoding centrosomal protein of 135 kDa isoform X2: protein MSTAERKFVNLRKRLDQLGYRQPLGIESLPLVEKLFSDLVHTTESLRNAKLSAGKTEKENKNLDAFLEPYKTENGRLVRENNDLHLELLKLKEEKDRVTRELKNHIRKLDHETCDLKFLNNQYVHKVRCLEKDSKAKAERIQQLQEKNMQAVVQTPGGKKRSIPFRRQRMQIDELLPPPFTSRYPVLQPDDPYVADLIQLADGRIHELQEDIIKVKLELENAQECIKHSNTQVEERDKEIERLNRALHGGRPHDVISLEAQNVSNEKLISHLNLQIEYLQETNRTLEQTVQGLQQKKRDASSEVANLSLKNLELCEELTHIDDLAKKLEMDKERVLETADMELQENKNEIQRQQKVIEGLEDIITKIRREQTEGDFEKDRLRDQLVELKDQNEKMEGLVNFLEEEKIRLQDKIEKMMAADKQLVLELEALRTKHGVCGRERSPSRLDAFVKSLEEERDYYRQEAERYKRTRRGGVLDLSPSLSPSKSRSPKSKANHGGLAEEELLRLLKERDEMQAAFVEFEKHMDEVQTNAKALGEERDHYKALFRKAQGDVAHGTDQSADVIKLQEEIKQAEIKMQQLSIERDTLTERLKVTETSALIDREGAQQKVLDLEKAVRSLEKERLDLRSQVSLLKESKEAVEVELKVRSATEAQIAEEVAQQRVESNALRLLQEQMEQSLSDIQHRLSVKMNELCAAHEQIEKLEEKIGELSQRNSKHKEEMAVLQKSISALDREKDGLLDEVDQKTEKLVVLQAELSNKEKTLEDVRLTVTNMDKSLGQLQGALNSREREITSLRRQLDAAQDELTGLRKDKEITIRENRRLQDDLVTMTRENQAVHMEMEDVLHNKDELKLRVHAYISEVSRIEKMMAAKEQENRDLLERFRMAHSEMEERDQKLQKAEGLNNSIRLELLSSDTERRHLRDTVSQQEREIQQHLQALQAYDGQVSSLVRGTSRLEEELHKAQQEKANLVSDLASVRELCVKLDSGKELAARQLTSKSMDLERVTGELEDVRCEMELLKKQLASERLTVRNLETLLSTNRHKEFQTQLTASERESELKILRDRLALADSKTAEHSKEVSQLRSRVSQLQTEMDVLKRQLTSERFERERAVQEMRRQGLSFSSLHSSPPLSVSTSPHQLSPERSILRSLDRSDKTADKSVSFKDLSQTSK from the exons ATGAGCACTGCCGAGAGAAAGTTCGTCAATCTCAGGAAACGCCTCGATCAGCTCGGCTACCGACAGCCACTGGGAATCGAGTCACTGCCACTGGTTGAGAAACTTTTCAG TGATCTAGTCCACACAACTGAAAGCTTGCGCAATGCCAAACTTTCAGCAGGCAAGAccgagaaagaaaacaagaaccTTGACGCATTTCTGGAGCCGTATAAAACGGAAAATGGTCGATTGGTCAGGGAAAACAATGATCTGCACCTAGAGTTACTCaaactgaaggaggagaaggatcgTGTGACTAGAG AGCTTAAGAACCATATCAGAAAACTTGACCATGAGACATGCGACCTAAAGTTTTTAAATAATCAGTATGTGCACAAGGTGCGCTGCTTGGAGAAGGACAGCAAAGCTAAAGCTGAACGCATTCAACAGTTGCAGGAGAAGAACATGCAAGCTGTGGTACAGACTCCAG GTGGAAAGAAGCGCAGCATACCCTTCAGACGTCAGCGAATGCAGATTGACGAGCTCCTGCCTCCACCTTTTACGTCGCGTTATCCTGTGTTGCAGCCTGATGATCCATATGTTGCTGACCTGATACAGCTGGCTGATGGAAG AATACATGAACTGCAAGAAGACATCATAAAAGTTAAATTAGAGCTGGAGAATGCTCAAGAATGTATAAAACATTCAAATACTCAG gtggaggagagggacaaAGAGATTGAGCGTCTGAATCGGGCACTTCATGGAGGACGACCCCATGATGTGATTTCCCTTGAGGCTCAAAACGTCAGCAATGAAAAACTGATTTCCCATCTTAATCTTCAG ATCGAGTATCTGCAGGAGACCAACCGAACTCTAGAGCAGACAGTCCAGGGACTTCAGCAGAAGAAGAGGGATGCCTCCAGTGAAGTAGCCAATCTCTCTTTAAAGAATCTGgagctgtgtgaggagctgaCGCACATAGATGACCTTGCAAAGAAGCTAGAGATGGACAAAGAGCGAGTGTTGGAAACTGCTGACATGGAACTCCAAGAAAATAAA aATGAAATTCAAAGGCAACAGAAAGTCATTGAAGGCTTGGAGGATATCATCACAAAAATCAGGAGG GAGCAGACTGAAGGTGACTTTGAGAAAGACCGTCTCAGAGATCAGCTGGTGGAGCTCAAAGACCAGAACGAGAAAATGGAAGGCCTAGTAAATTTCCTAGAAGAGGAGAAAATCAGGCTACAAGACAAAATTGAAAAAATGATGGCTGCCG acaAACAACTAGTGTTGGAGTTGGAGGCCCTGCGGACTAAACATGGTGTTTGTGGGAGGGAACGCTCCCCATCTCGTCTGGATGCTTTTGTAAAGAGTCtagaagaggagagagattaCTATCGCCAGGAAGCTGAACGTTACAAAAGAACCAGAAGAGGTGGTGTTTTGGACTTAAGCCCCAGTTTGAGTCCAAGCAAGAGCAGGAGCCCTAAGTCTAAAGCCAATCAT GGAGGTCTTGCAGAGGAAGAACTGCTGCGCTTACTAAAGGAAAGAGATGAGATGCAAGCTGCTTTTGTGGAGTTTGAAAAGCACATGGATGAAGTTCAAACCAATGCAAAGGCACTTGGTGAAGAAAGAGACCATTACAAAGCGCTGTTTAGAAAG GCACAAGGTGACGTGGCGCATGGCACAGACCAGTCAGCTGATGTCATAAAACTGCAGGAGGAGATAAAACAGGCAGAAATTAAAATGCAGCAATTATCCATTGAGAGAGACACGCTAACTGAGAGATTAAAG GTTACCGAGACCTCAGCTCTCATAGACCGAGAGGGAGCGCAGCAGAAGGTTCTTGATCTGGAGAAGGCAGTTAGGAGT ctggagaaggagagactTGACCTTCGGTCACAGGTTAGTCTGCTGAAGGAGAGCAAGGAGGCTGTGGAAGTAGAACTAAAGGTTCGATCTGCTACTGAAGCCCAAATAGCAGAGGAGGTGGCACAGCAGCGAGTAGAGTCGAACGCTCTGAG GTTGCTTcaggagcagatggagcagtCATTGTCTGACATACAACACAGACTGTCTGTGAAGATGAATGAGCTGTGTGCTGCCCATGAACAGATTGAGAAACTGGAGGAGAAAATAG GGGAGCTGAGTCAGCGTAACTCAAAGCACAAGGAGGAAATGGCTGTTCTTCAGAAGTCAATCTCTGCCCTGGACAGGGAGAAAGATGGTCTGCTGGATGAGGTGGACCAAAAGACGGAAAAGCTGGTTGTTCTCCAGGCAGAGCTCTCAAATAAA GAAAAGACCCTTGAAGATGTAAGACTGACAGTCACAAACATGGACAAGTCATTAGG TCAGCTCCAAGGGGCATTAAACAGCCGTGAGAGGGAGATAACCAGCCTGCGCAGACAGCTGGATGCTGCTCAGGACGAGCTGACTGGACTCAGGAAAGACAAAGAAATCACGATCAGAGAGAACAGGAGGCTGCAAGACGACTTGGTCACAATGACCAGAGAGAACCAG gCTGTACATATGGAGATGGAAGATGTTTTGCATAACAAGGATGAGCTGAAGTTGAGAGTCCACGCTTACATTTCTGAAGTGTCTAGGATCGAGAAAATGATGGCTGCAAAG GAGCAGGAGAACAGGGACCTGCTGGAGAGGTTCAGAATGGCTCACTCTGAGATGGAGGAACGGGATCAAAAGTTGCAGAAAGCCGAGGGCCTCAATAACTCCATCCGTCTGGAGCTTCTCTCATCAGACACAGAACGCAGACACCTCCGCGATACAGTCAGTCAACAGGAGAGAGAAATACAGCAG CACTTGCAGGCTCTGCAGGCTTATGATGGTCAAGTATCATCGCTGGTGCGTGGGACGTCTcgactggaggaggagctgcacaaaGCACAGCAGGAGAAGGCTAATCTTGTGTCTGATCTGGCTTCGGTTCGGGAGCTCTGTGTCAAGCTGGACTCTGGAAAGGAACTAGCTGCACGGCAGCTCACCTCCAAGAGTATGGACCTTGAGAGG GTCACAGGGGAACTGGAGGATGTTCGCTGTGAGATGGAGCTACTTAAAAAGCAGCTGGCCAGCGAGAGACTGACTGTTCGTAACCTTGAGACGCTTCTCTCCACCAATCGCCACAAGGAGTTCCAAACTCAGCTGACAGCCAGCGAAAGGGAGTCAGAGTTAAAGATTCTACGTGACCGACTCGCCCTGGCTGACAGCAAAAC TGCAGAGCATTCCAAAGAGGTGTCCCAACTTCGCAGTAGAGTgtctcagctgcagacagagatgGACGTCCTCAAAAGACAGTTGACCAGTGAGCGCTTTGAACG TGAAAGAGCAGTTCAGGAGATGCGCAGACAGGGTTTGTCCTTCTCATCCCTTCATAGTTCACCTCCCCTCAGTGTCTCCACTAGTCCCCATCAACTCTCCCCAGAACGCTCCATCCTCCGAAGTCTTGACCGCTCTGACAAGACAGCAGACAA AAGTGTGAGCTTTAAGGATTTATCGCAGACAAGCAAATGA
- the cep135 gene encoding centrosomal protein of 135 kDa isoform X3 → MSTAERKFVNLRKRLDQLGYRQPLGIESLPLVEKLFSDLVHTTESLRNAKLSAGKTEKENKNLDAFLEPYKTENGRLVRENNDLHLELLKLKEEKDRVTRELKNHIRKLDHETCDLKFLNNQYVHKVRCLEKDSKAKAERIQQLQEKNMQAVVQTPGGKKRSIPFRRQRMQIDELLPPPFTSRYPVLQPDDPYVADLIQLADGRIHELQEDIIKVKLELENAQECIKHSNTQVEERDKEIERLNRALHGGRPHDVISLEAQNVSNEKLISHLNLQIEYLQETNRTLEQTVQGLQQKKRDASSEVANLSLKNLELCEELTHIDDLAKKLEMDKERVLETADMELQENKNEIQRQQKVIEGLEDIITKIRREQTEGDFEKDRLRDQLVELKDQNEKMEGLVNFLEEEKIRLQDKIEKMMAADKQLVLELEALRTKHGVCGRERSPSRLDAFVKSLEEERDYYRQEAERYKRTRRGGVLDLSPSLSPSKSRSPKSKANHGGLAEEELLRLLKERDEMQAAFVEFEKHMDEVQTNAKALGEERDHYKALFRKAQGDVAHGTDQSADVIKLQEEIKQAEIKMQQLSIERDTLTERLKVTETSALIDREGAQQKVLDLEKAVRSLEKERLDLRSQVSLLKESKEAVEVELKVRSATEAQIAEEVAQQRVESNALRLLQEQMEQSLSDIQHRLSVKMNELCAAHEQIEKLEEKIGELSQRNSKHKEEMAVLQKSISALDREKDGLLDEVDQKTEKLVVLQAELSNKEKTLEDVRLTVTNMDKSLGQLQGALNSREREITSLRRQLDAAQDELTGLRKDKEITIRENRRLQDDLVTMTRENQAVHMEMEDVLHNKDELKLRVHAYISEVSRIEKMMAAKEQENRDLLERFRMAHSEMEERDQKLQKAEGLNNSIRLELLSSDTERRHLRDTVSQQEREIQQHLQALQAYDGQVSSLVRGTSRLEEELHKAQQEKANLVSDLASVRELCVKLDSGKELAARQLTSKSMDLERVTGELEDVRCEMELLKKQLASERLTVRNLETLLSTNRHKEFQTQLTASERESELKILRDRLALADSKTAEHSKEVSQLRSRVSQLQTEMDVLKRQLTSERFERERAVQEMRRQGLSFSSLHSSPPLSVSTSPHQLSPERSILRSLDRSDKTADK, encoded by the exons ATGAGCACTGCCGAGAGAAAGTTCGTCAATCTCAGGAAACGCCTCGATCAGCTCGGCTACCGACAGCCACTGGGAATCGAGTCACTGCCACTGGTTGAGAAACTTTTCAG TGATCTAGTCCACACAACTGAAAGCTTGCGCAATGCCAAACTTTCAGCAGGCAAGAccgagaaagaaaacaagaaccTTGACGCATTTCTGGAGCCGTATAAAACGGAAAATGGTCGATTGGTCAGGGAAAACAATGATCTGCACCTAGAGTTACTCaaactgaaggaggagaaggatcgTGTGACTAGAG AGCTTAAGAACCATATCAGAAAACTTGACCATGAGACATGCGACCTAAAGTTTTTAAATAATCAGTATGTGCACAAGGTGCGCTGCTTGGAGAAGGACAGCAAAGCTAAAGCTGAACGCATTCAACAGTTGCAGGAGAAGAACATGCAAGCTGTGGTACAGACTCCAG GTGGAAAGAAGCGCAGCATACCCTTCAGACGTCAGCGAATGCAGATTGACGAGCTCCTGCCTCCACCTTTTACGTCGCGTTATCCTGTGTTGCAGCCTGATGATCCATATGTTGCTGACCTGATACAGCTGGCTGATGGAAG AATACATGAACTGCAAGAAGACATCATAAAAGTTAAATTAGAGCTGGAGAATGCTCAAGAATGTATAAAACATTCAAATACTCAG gtggaggagagggacaaAGAGATTGAGCGTCTGAATCGGGCACTTCATGGAGGACGACCCCATGATGTGATTTCCCTTGAGGCTCAAAACGTCAGCAATGAAAAACTGATTTCCCATCTTAATCTTCAG ATCGAGTATCTGCAGGAGACCAACCGAACTCTAGAGCAGACAGTCCAGGGACTTCAGCAGAAGAAGAGGGATGCCTCCAGTGAAGTAGCCAATCTCTCTTTAAAGAATCTGgagctgtgtgaggagctgaCGCACATAGATGACCTTGCAAAGAAGCTAGAGATGGACAAAGAGCGAGTGTTGGAAACTGCTGACATGGAACTCCAAGAAAATAAA aATGAAATTCAAAGGCAACAGAAAGTCATTGAAGGCTTGGAGGATATCATCACAAAAATCAGGAGG GAGCAGACTGAAGGTGACTTTGAGAAAGACCGTCTCAGAGATCAGCTGGTGGAGCTCAAAGACCAGAACGAGAAAATGGAAGGCCTAGTAAATTTCCTAGAAGAGGAGAAAATCAGGCTACAAGACAAAATTGAAAAAATGATGGCTGCCG acaAACAACTAGTGTTGGAGTTGGAGGCCCTGCGGACTAAACATGGTGTTTGTGGGAGGGAACGCTCCCCATCTCGTCTGGATGCTTTTGTAAAGAGTCtagaagaggagagagattaCTATCGCCAGGAAGCTGAACGTTACAAAAGAACCAGAAGAGGTGGTGTTTTGGACTTAAGCCCCAGTTTGAGTCCAAGCAAGAGCAGGAGCCCTAAGTCTAAAGCCAATCAT GGAGGTCTTGCAGAGGAAGAACTGCTGCGCTTACTAAAGGAAAGAGATGAGATGCAAGCTGCTTTTGTGGAGTTTGAAAAGCACATGGATGAAGTTCAAACCAATGCAAAGGCACTTGGTGAAGAAAGAGACCATTACAAAGCGCTGTTTAGAAAG GCACAAGGTGACGTGGCGCATGGCACAGACCAGTCAGCTGATGTCATAAAACTGCAGGAGGAGATAAAACAGGCAGAAATTAAAATGCAGCAATTATCCATTGAGAGAGACACGCTAACTGAGAGATTAAAG GTTACCGAGACCTCAGCTCTCATAGACCGAGAGGGAGCGCAGCAGAAGGTTCTTGATCTGGAGAAGGCAGTTAGGAGT ctggagaaggagagactTGACCTTCGGTCACAGGTTAGTCTGCTGAAGGAGAGCAAGGAGGCTGTGGAAGTAGAACTAAAGGTTCGATCTGCTACTGAAGCCCAAATAGCAGAGGAGGTGGCACAGCAGCGAGTAGAGTCGAACGCTCTGAG GTTGCTTcaggagcagatggagcagtCATTGTCTGACATACAACACAGACTGTCTGTGAAGATGAATGAGCTGTGTGCTGCCCATGAACAGATTGAGAAACTGGAGGAGAAAATAG GGGAGCTGAGTCAGCGTAACTCAAAGCACAAGGAGGAAATGGCTGTTCTTCAGAAGTCAATCTCTGCCCTGGACAGGGAGAAAGATGGTCTGCTGGATGAGGTGGACCAAAAGACGGAAAAGCTGGTTGTTCTCCAGGCAGAGCTCTCAAATAAA GAAAAGACCCTTGAAGATGTAAGACTGACAGTCACAAACATGGACAAGTCATTAGG TCAGCTCCAAGGGGCATTAAACAGCCGTGAGAGGGAGATAACCAGCCTGCGCAGACAGCTGGATGCTGCTCAGGACGAGCTGACTGGACTCAGGAAAGACAAAGAAATCACGATCAGAGAGAACAGGAGGCTGCAAGACGACTTGGTCACAATGACCAGAGAGAACCAG gCTGTACATATGGAGATGGAAGATGTTTTGCATAACAAGGATGAGCTGAAGTTGAGAGTCCACGCTTACATTTCTGAAGTGTCTAGGATCGAGAAAATGATGGCTGCAAAG GAGCAGGAGAACAGGGACCTGCTGGAGAGGTTCAGAATGGCTCACTCTGAGATGGAGGAACGGGATCAAAAGTTGCAGAAAGCCGAGGGCCTCAATAACTCCATCCGTCTGGAGCTTCTCTCATCAGACACAGAACGCAGACACCTCCGCGATACAGTCAGTCAACAGGAGAGAGAAATACAGCAG CACTTGCAGGCTCTGCAGGCTTATGATGGTCAAGTATCATCGCTGGTGCGTGGGACGTCTcgactggaggaggagctgcacaaaGCACAGCAGGAGAAGGCTAATCTTGTGTCTGATCTGGCTTCGGTTCGGGAGCTCTGTGTCAAGCTGGACTCTGGAAAGGAACTAGCTGCACGGCAGCTCACCTCCAAGAGTATGGACCTTGAGAGG GTCACAGGGGAACTGGAGGATGTTCGCTGTGAGATGGAGCTACTTAAAAAGCAGCTGGCCAGCGAGAGACTGACTGTTCGTAACCTTGAGACGCTTCTCTCCACCAATCGCCACAAGGAGTTCCAAACTCAGCTGACAGCCAGCGAAAGGGAGTCAGAGTTAAAGATTCTACGTGACCGACTCGCCCTGGCTGACAGCAAAAC TGCAGAGCATTCCAAAGAGGTGTCCCAACTTCGCAGTAGAGTgtctcagctgcagacagagatgGACGTCCTCAAAAGACAGTTGACCAGTGAGCGCTTTGAACG TGAAAGAGCAGTTCAGGAGATGCGCAGACAGGGTTTGTCCTTCTCATCCCTTCATAGTTCACCTCCCCTCAGTGTCTCCACTAGTCCCCATCAACTCTCCCCAGAACGCTCCATCCTCCGAAGTCTTGACCGCTCTGACAAGACAGCAGACAAGTAA